Proteins from a genomic interval of Colletes latitarsis isolate SP2378_abdomen chromosome 3, iyColLati1, whole genome shotgun sequence:
- the LOC143340552 gene encoding myelin regulatory factor isoform X4, which yields MDVIGDGDEQTLQAILGRGDFVGGIDNEALDFSQLEDFINSDSEQPATYFADTLAHNENGGGTTTHGGRVETTVTQQPPSRLPSPITQNHPVSSTCTSGTTTVPNGTTYKDPQSYVHPHALPESPPDSGSEPPYSPPGHNDTQHVHSPHQKVALQEMLLHHQGNQTNYASNLLPSSPRTLTTSTDPMLLTHSVLTSHLAPGTPNLQSQQQIGQTLVPLPHEHSPGNINTLYSSLQSAPKKRKLSQDGLVHVKQVQREPELGTVEHSCSSSSAVLDGDEVADNSYIDASYQCIRFHPFQQTSWHVLCDHNLKELPVPHYRVDADKGFNFSNSDDAFVCQKKNHFQITCHAQLQGEAIFVRTGEGLKKISSFQLHFYGVKVESPTQTIRVEQSQSDRSKKPFHPVTAAFRVELGGERVTKVTVGRLHFSETTSNNMRKKGKPNPDQRYFHLVVGLHAHTADQASYQVVAHASERIIVRASNPGQFESEGSGVGAEGGWQRGAAPDSVYHAGRVGINTDRPDEALVVHGNMKVTGHIVQPSDARAKQNVQEVDTREQLRNVQQLRVVRYRYAPEFAQHSGLGIKHQEDTGVIAQEVQQILPEAVLPAGDIVLPNGQRIENFLVVNKERIFMENVGAVKELCKVTDSLETRIDQLERINKRLAKLKRGDSLKSSISTISSISSNKYSSSINNKTTVQGKVKKSEREDELLCSNKFIQIIIVILILIMAFCLVAMATLYFLEYQKRSSLEWSAVASNGMLAIRPARPSTVSSTPNYDPRYNSLLDSTLSSSYTKHGSQSRGSDGSLSIKSNALSTQAPHTKQQLYSQEITWYPISHSGPQPKLEKNSEIRENWLRNADAIPHNVDENDQGSDVDSSSVTKGPIPLGRPVNCPRHFTEFKNPCQVYCCTTKIHQFEDSQPDHPPEKKSISDHIEQPLNVHEEKRKISKGFQNGISPSDPSTQTLVKENNYKYLHKRTRRETGGGDWGEVASNAAGSLPPEPKPQLRIVADSFNTSLDQKYCSASSQDAQNNITCVVPLSKYMPDTHLTLHFVGMPWYWQIVQQCSLPAISGLDESMVCGQKYTMQQPAQYIESNSQPGDQLFPLDVAHYLRKTLRFRVPTVQPQENICKNKHGVDYSEYTLHFYRDCDE from the exons ATATTTCGCGGACACCCTTGCACACAATGAAAATGGGGGTGGAACGACGACGCACGGCGGCCGCGTCGAGACGACGGTTACTCAACAACCACCGTCTCGATTACCCTCTCCGATCACCCAAAATCATCCGGTCTCGAGTACGTGCACATCCGGTACCACAACCGTACCAAACGGCACTACTTACAAGGATCCACAATCGTACGTTCACCC ACACGCGTTACCAGAAAGTCCACCGGACAGTGGTAGCGAACCACCGTATTCGCCGCCTGGTCACAACGACACACAACATGTACATTCGCCGC ATCAAAAGGTAGCTCTTCAAGAGATGCTTCTGCATCATCAAGGAAATCAGACTAACTACGCTTCAAATTTATTACCCTCGTCGCCGAGGACCTTAACTACGTCCACGGATCCTATGTTACTGACACATTCGGTCTTGACGTCCCATCTCGCGCCCGGTACACCTAATCTACAATCCCAACAGCAGATAGGCCAAACCTTGGTGCCTTTGCCGCACGAGCACAGCCCTGGTAACATCAACACGTTGTACTCGTCGCTGCAATCGGCAcccaagaaaagaaaattgagcCAAGACGGTCTTGTCCACGTGAAGCAGGTGCAACGA GAGCCTGAATTAGGCACAGTGGAGCACAGTTGTAGCAGCAGCAGTGCAGTCCTCGATGGCGACGAGGTCGCGGATAACAGCTATATCGATGCTAGCTATCAGTGCATCCGATTTCATCCCTTTCAACAAACATCTTGGCACGTTCTTTGCGACCATAATCTCAAAGAACTCCCAGTGCCGCATTACCGCGTGGACGCTGACAAGGGATTTAATTTCAGCAACTCGGACGACGCGTTCGTATGCCAGAAAAAGAATCATTTTCAG ATCACCTGCCATGCTCAGCTCCAAGGCGAAGCTATATTCGTCAGAACCGGTGAGGGTTTGAAAAAGATAAGTAGCTTCCAATTACACTTTTACGGCGTCAAAGTCGAGTCGCCGACGCAAACGATCAGAGTCGAGCAGAGTCAAAGCGACAGAAGTAAGAAACCGTTTCATCCCGTGAC AGCTGCTTTCAGGGTGGAACTGGGCGGCGAGCGCGTTACGAAGGTAACCGTTGGCCGTCTTCACTTTAGTGAAACGACCAGCAACAACATGCGGAAGAAAGGGAAACCGAACCCGGATCAGAGATATTTTCATTTGGTGGTCGGTCTCCACGCTCACACCGCGGACCAAGCTAGCTACCAAGTGGTTGCTCACGCGTCGGAAAGAATAATCGTCAGG GCAAGTAATCCGGGACAGTTTGAATCGGAAGGCAGCGGTGTCGGCGCCGAAGGTGGTTGGCAAAGAGGAGCTGCACCTGATAGCGTTTATCATGCTGGACGAGTCGGAATTAACACGGACAGGCCAGACGAAGCTCTGGTGGTCCATGGCAACATGAAA GTGACAGGTCATATTGTCCAGCCCAGCGACGCTCGAGCAAAACAGAACGTGCAGGAGGTGGATACGCGTGAACAGTTACGAAACGTGCAACAGCTGAGAGTAGTTCGCTATAGATACGCTCCAGAATTCGCGCAACACTCGGGATTGGGTATCAAACACCAAGAAGACACGGGTGTTATAGCGCAAGAAGTTCAGCAAATATTACCGGAAGCCGTACTACCGGCTGGCGATATAGTCCTTCCGAACGGTCAGAGGATCGAGAACTTTTTGGTAGTCAACAAGGAAAGAATATTCATGGAGAATGTCGGTGCCGTGAAAGAACTATGTAAA GTAACGGATAGCTTGGAAACGCGCATAGACCAATTGGAAAGAATAAACAAACGGCTAGCGAAACTGAAGAGAGGCGACAGCCTCAAGAGTTCAATTAGTACAATATCTAGCATATCAAGTAACAAATACTCATCGTCTATAAATAATAAGACCACTGTACAGGGGAAGGTGAAAAAGAGCGAGCGCGAAGACGAGCTCCTTTGCAGTAACAAATTTATTCAGATCATCATTGTTATACTTATCCTAATCATGGCGTTTTG CTTAGTTGCGATGGCGACATTATACTTCTTAGAATATCAGAAACGCAGTAGTCTCGAATGGTCTGCAGTAGCGAGCAATGGTATGTTGGCTATTAGACCGGCTCGTCCGTCGACAGTATCGAGTACGCCTAATTACGATCCTCGGTACAATTCGTTACTGGACAGTACGTTGTCGTCGTCGTACACTAAACACGGATCGCAAAGTAGAGGATCGGACGGTAGTTTGTCCATTAAAAGCAACGCACTTTCCACGCAAGCGCCGCACACGAAACAGCAACTCTATTCTCAAGAAATTACTTGGTATCCGATAAGTCATTCGGGGCCACAACCGAAGCTAGAGAAAAATAG TGAAATTCGTGAAAATTGGCTGAGAAATGCAGATGCTATTCCCCATAACGTAGATGAAAACGATCAAGGGTCGGACGTAGACTCTTCGTCCGTGACCAAAGGTCCCATTCCTTTAGGTAGACCAGTAAATTGTCCAAGGCATTTTACCGAATTTAAAAATCCGTGCCAG GTTTATTGTTGCACGACTAAAATCCATCAATTTGAGGATTCCCAACCTGATCATCCTCCGGAAAAGAAATCAATTT CAGATCATATAGAACAGCCATTGAACGTGCACGAAGAGAAACGTAAGATAAGCAAAGGTTTTCAGAACGGTATCAGTCCATCCGATCCAAGTACACAAACGCTCGTGAAAGAG AATAATTATAAGTATCTACATAAGAGAACAAGAAGGGAAACTGGTGGTGGTGACTGGGGGGAAGTTGCCAGTAATGCCGCAGGATCACTACCACCGGAACCTAAACCACAATTGCGGATAGTAGCAGACAGTTTTAACACTTCTCTTGATCAAAAGTATTGCTCTGCGTCGTCGCAGGATGCACAGAATAATATTACTTGCGTCGTGCCTTTGTCTAAATATATGCCAGACACCCATCTTACATTACATTTTGT CGGAATGCCTTGGTATTGGCAAATAGTGCAACAATGCTCATTGCCAgcaatttctggcttggatgaatCCATGGTATGCGGTCAGAAATACACGATGCAGCAACCAGCTCAATATATTGAAAGTAACAGTCAACCAGGAGACCAATTATTTCCTCTCGATGTTGCTCATTATCTCAGGAAAACATTGAGGTTTCGTGTACCTACTGTACAACCACAAGAG AATATTTGTAAGAATAAGCACGGTGTCGATTATTCGGAATATACGTT
- the LOC143340552 gene encoding myelin regulatory factor isoform X6, producing MDVIGDGDEQTLQAILGRGDFVGGIDNEALDFSQLEDFINSDSEQPATYFADTLAHNENGGGTTTHGGRVETTVTQQPPSRLPSPITQNHPVSSTCTSGTTTVPNGTTYKDPQSYVHPHALPESPPDSGSEPPYSPPGHNDTQHVHSPHQKVALQEMLLHHQGNQTNYASNLLPSSPRTLTTSTDPMLLTHSVLTSHLAPGTPNLQSQQQIGQTLVPLPHEHSPGNINTLYSSLQSAPKKRKLSQDGLVHVKQVQREPELGTVEHSCSSSSAVLDGDEVADNSYIDASYQCIRFHPFQQTSWHVLCDHNLKELPVPHYRVDADKGFNFSNSDDAFVCQKKNHFQITCHAQLQGEAIFVRTGEGLKKISSFQLHFYGVKVESPTQTIRVEQSQSDRSKKPFHPVTVELGGERVTKVTVGRLHFSETTSNNMRKKGKPNPDQRYFHLVVGLHAHTADQASYQVVAHASERIIVRASNPGQFESEGSGVGAEGGWQRGAAPDSVYHAGRVGINTDRPDEALVVHGNMKVTGHIVQPSDARAKQNVQEVDTREQLRNVQQLRVVRYRYAPEFAQHSGLGIKHQEDTGVIAQEVQQILPEAVLPAGDIVLPNGQRIENFLVVNKERIFMENVGAVKELCKVTDSLETRIDQLERINKRLAKLKRGDSLKSSISTISSISSNKYSSSINNKTTVQGKVKKSEREDELLCSNKFIQIIIVILILIMAFCLVAMATLYFLEYQKRSSLEWSAVASNGMLAIRPARPSTVSSTPNYDPRYNSLLDSTLSSSYTKHGSQSRGSDGSLSIKSNALSTQAPHTKQQLYSQEITWYPISHSGPQPKLEKNSEIRENWLRNADAIPHNVDENDQGSDVDSSSVTKGPIPLGRPVNCPRHFTEFKNPCQVYCCTTKIHQFEDSQPDHPPEKKSISDHIEQPLNVHEEKRKISKGFQNGISPSDPSTQTLVKENNYKYLHKRTRRETGGGDWGEVASNAAGSLPPEPKPQLRIVADSFNTSLDQKYCSASSQDAQNNITCVVPLSKYMPDTHLTLHFVGMPWYWQIVQQCSLPAISGLDESMVCGQKYTMQQPAQYIESNSQPGDQLFPLDVAHYLRKTLRFRVPTVQPQENICKNKHGVDYSEYTLHFYRDCDE from the exons ATATTTCGCGGACACCCTTGCACACAATGAAAATGGGGGTGGAACGACGACGCACGGCGGCCGCGTCGAGACGACGGTTACTCAACAACCACCGTCTCGATTACCCTCTCCGATCACCCAAAATCATCCGGTCTCGAGTACGTGCACATCCGGTACCACAACCGTACCAAACGGCACTACTTACAAGGATCCACAATCGTACGTTCACCC ACACGCGTTACCAGAAAGTCCACCGGACAGTGGTAGCGAACCACCGTATTCGCCGCCTGGTCACAACGACACACAACATGTACATTCGCCGC ATCAAAAGGTAGCTCTTCAAGAGATGCTTCTGCATCATCAAGGAAATCAGACTAACTACGCTTCAAATTTATTACCCTCGTCGCCGAGGACCTTAACTACGTCCACGGATCCTATGTTACTGACACATTCGGTCTTGACGTCCCATCTCGCGCCCGGTACACCTAATCTACAATCCCAACAGCAGATAGGCCAAACCTTGGTGCCTTTGCCGCACGAGCACAGCCCTGGTAACATCAACACGTTGTACTCGTCGCTGCAATCGGCAcccaagaaaagaaaattgagcCAAGACGGTCTTGTCCACGTGAAGCAGGTGCAACGA GAGCCTGAATTAGGCACAGTGGAGCACAGTTGTAGCAGCAGCAGTGCAGTCCTCGATGGCGACGAGGTCGCGGATAACAGCTATATCGATGCTAGCTATCAGTGCATCCGATTTCATCCCTTTCAACAAACATCTTGGCACGTTCTTTGCGACCATAATCTCAAAGAACTCCCAGTGCCGCATTACCGCGTGGACGCTGACAAGGGATTTAATTTCAGCAACTCGGACGACGCGTTCGTATGCCAGAAAAAGAATCATTTTCAG ATCACCTGCCATGCTCAGCTCCAAGGCGAAGCTATATTCGTCAGAACCGGTGAGGGTTTGAAAAAGATAAGTAGCTTCCAATTACACTTTTACGGCGTCAAAGTCGAGTCGCCGACGCAAACGATCAGAGTCGAGCAGAGTCAAAGCGACAGAAGTAAGAAACCGTTTCATCCCGTGAC GGTGGAACTGGGCGGCGAGCGCGTTACGAAGGTAACCGTTGGCCGTCTTCACTTTAGTGAAACGACCAGCAACAACATGCGGAAGAAAGGGAAACCGAACCCGGATCAGAGATATTTTCATTTGGTGGTCGGTCTCCACGCTCACACCGCGGACCAAGCTAGCTACCAAGTGGTTGCTCACGCGTCGGAAAGAATAATCGTCAGG GCAAGTAATCCGGGACAGTTTGAATCGGAAGGCAGCGGTGTCGGCGCCGAAGGTGGTTGGCAAAGAGGAGCTGCACCTGATAGCGTTTATCATGCTGGACGAGTCGGAATTAACACGGACAGGCCAGACGAAGCTCTGGTGGTCCATGGCAACATGAAA GTGACAGGTCATATTGTCCAGCCCAGCGACGCTCGAGCAAAACAGAACGTGCAGGAGGTGGATACGCGTGAACAGTTACGAAACGTGCAACAGCTGAGAGTAGTTCGCTATAGATACGCTCCAGAATTCGCGCAACACTCGGGATTGGGTATCAAACACCAAGAAGACACGGGTGTTATAGCGCAAGAAGTTCAGCAAATATTACCGGAAGCCGTACTACCGGCTGGCGATATAGTCCTTCCGAACGGTCAGAGGATCGAGAACTTTTTGGTAGTCAACAAGGAAAGAATATTCATGGAGAATGTCGGTGCCGTGAAAGAACTATGTAAA GTAACGGATAGCTTGGAAACGCGCATAGACCAATTGGAAAGAATAAACAAACGGCTAGCGAAACTGAAGAGAGGCGACAGCCTCAAGAGTTCAATTAGTACAATATCTAGCATATCAAGTAACAAATACTCATCGTCTATAAATAATAAGACCACTGTACAGGGGAAGGTGAAAAAGAGCGAGCGCGAAGACGAGCTCCTTTGCAGTAACAAATTTATTCAGATCATCATTGTTATACTTATCCTAATCATGGCGTTTTG CTTAGTTGCGATGGCGACATTATACTTCTTAGAATATCAGAAACGCAGTAGTCTCGAATGGTCTGCAGTAGCGAGCAATGGTATGTTGGCTATTAGACCGGCTCGTCCGTCGACAGTATCGAGTACGCCTAATTACGATCCTCGGTACAATTCGTTACTGGACAGTACGTTGTCGTCGTCGTACACTAAACACGGATCGCAAAGTAGAGGATCGGACGGTAGTTTGTCCATTAAAAGCAACGCACTTTCCACGCAAGCGCCGCACACGAAACAGCAACTCTATTCTCAAGAAATTACTTGGTATCCGATAAGTCATTCGGGGCCACAACCGAAGCTAGAGAAAAATAG TGAAATTCGTGAAAATTGGCTGAGAAATGCAGATGCTATTCCCCATAACGTAGATGAAAACGATCAAGGGTCGGACGTAGACTCTTCGTCCGTGACCAAAGGTCCCATTCCTTTAGGTAGACCAGTAAATTGTCCAAGGCATTTTACCGAATTTAAAAATCCGTGCCAG GTTTATTGTTGCACGACTAAAATCCATCAATTTGAGGATTCCCAACCTGATCATCCTCCGGAAAAGAAATCAATTT CAGATCATATAGAACAGCCATTGAACGTGCACGAAGAGAAACGTAAGATAAGCAAAGGTTTTCAGAACGGTATCAGTCCATCCGATCCAAGTACACAAACGCTCGTGAAAGAG AATAATTATAAGTATCTACATAAGAGAACAAGAAGGGAAACTGGTGGTGGTGACTGGGGGGAAGTTGCCAGTAATGCCGCAGGATCACTACCACCGGAACCTAAACCACAATTGCGGATAGTAGCAGACAGTTTTAACACTTCTCTTGATCAAAAGTATTGCTCTGCGTCGTCGCAGGATGCACAGAATAATATTACTTGCGTCGTGCCTTTGTCTAAATATATGCCAGACACCCATCTTACATTACATTTTGT CGGAATGCCTTGGTATTGGCAAATAGTGCAACAATGCTCATTGCCAgcaatttctggcttggatgaatCCATGGTATGCGGTCAGAAATACACGATGCAGCAACCAGCTCAATATATTGAAAGTAACAGTCAACCAGGAGACCAATTATTTCCTCTCGATGTTGCTCATTATCTCAGGAAAACATTGAGGTTTCGTGTACCTACTGTACAACCACAAGAG AATATTTGTAAGAATAAGCACGGTGTCGATTATTCGGAATATACGTT
- the LOC143340552 gene encoding myelin regulatory factor homolog 1 isoform X1, which translates to MDVIGDGDEQTLQAILGRGDFVGGIDNEALDFSQLEDFINSDSEQPATYFADTLAHNENGGGTTTHGGRVETTVTQQPPSRLPSPITQNHPVSSTCTSGTTTVPNGTTYKDPQSYVHPHALPESPPDSGSEPPYSPPGHNDTQHVHSPHQKVALQEMLLHHQGNQTNYASNLLPSSPRTLTTSTDPMLLTHSVLTSHLAPGTPNLQSQQQIGQTLVPLPHEHSPGNINTLYSSLQSAPKKRKLSQDGLVHVKQVQRVKFPEPELGTVEHSCSSSSAVLDGDEVADNSYIDASYQCIRFHPFQQTSWHVLCDHNLKELPVPHYRVDADKGFNFSNSDDAFVCQKKNHFQITCHAQLQGEAIFVRTGEGLKKISSFQLHFYGVKVESPTQTIRVEQSQSDRSKKPFHPVTAAFRVELGGERVTKVTVGRLHFSETTSNNMRKKGKPNPDQRYFHLVVGLHAHTADQASYQVVAHASERIIVRASNPGQFESEGSGVGAEGGWQRGAAPDSVYHAGRVGINTDRPDEALVVHGNMKVTGHIVQPSDARAKQNVQEVDTREQLRNVQQLRVVRYRYAPEFAQHSGLGIKHQEDTGVIAQEVQQILPEAVLPAGDIVLPNGQRIENFLVVNKERIFMENVGAVKELCKVTDSLETRIDQLERINKRLAKLKRGDSLKSSISTISSISSNKYSSSINNKTTVQGKVKKSEREDELLCSNKFIQIIIVILILIMAFCLVAMATLYFLEYQKRSSLEWSAVASNGMLAIRPARPSTVSSTPNYDPRYNSLLDSTLSSSYTKHGSQSRGSDGSLSIKSNALSTQAPHTKQQLYSQEITWYPISHSGPQPKLEKNSEIRENWLRNADAIPHNVDENDQGSDVDSSSVTKGPIPLGRPVNCPRHFTEFKNPCQVYCCTTKIHQFEDSQPDHPPEKKSISDHIEQPLNVHEEKRKISKGFQNGISPSDPSTQTLVKENNYKYLHKRTRRETGGGDWGEVASNAAGSLPPEPKPQLRIVADSFNTSLDQKYCSASSQDAQNNITCVVPLSKYMPDTHLTLHFVGMPWYWQIVQQCSLPAISGLDESMVCGQKYTMQQPAQYIESNSQPGDQLFPLDVAHYLRKTLRFRVPTVQPQENICKNKHGVDYSEYTLHFYRDCDE; encoded by the exons ATATTTCGCGGACACCCTTGCACACAATGAAAATGGGGGTGGAACGACGACGCACGGCGGCCGCGTCGAGACGACGGTTACTCAACAACCACCGTCTCGATTACCCTCTCCGATCACCCAAAATCATCCGGTCTCGAGTACGTGCACATCCGGTACCACAACCGTACCAAACGGCACTACTTACAAGGATCCACAATCGTACGTTCACCC ACACGCGTTACCAGAAAGTCCACCGGACAGTGGTAGCGAACCACCGTATTCGCCGCCTGGTCACAACGACACACAACATGTACATTCGCCGC ATCAAAAGGTAGCTCTTCAAGAGATGCTTCTGCATCATCAAGGAAATCAGACTAACTACGCTTCAAATTTATTACCCTCGTCGCCGAGGACCTTAACTACGTCCACGGATCCTATGTTACTGACACATTCGGTCTTGACGTCCCATCTCGCGCCCGGTACACCTAATCTACAATCCCAACAGCAGATAGGCCAAACCTTGGTGCCTTTGCCGCACGAGCACAGCCCTGGTAACATCAACACGTTGTACTCGTCGCTGCAATCGGCAcccaagaaaagaaaattgagcCAAGACGGTCTTGTCCACGTGAAGCAGGTGCAACGAGTAAAATTTCCG GAGCCTGAATTAGGCACAGTGGAGCACAGTTGTAGCAGCAGCAGTGCAGTCCTCGATGGCGACGAGGTCGCGGATAACAGCTATATCGATGCTAGCTATCAGTGCATCCGATTTCATCCCTTTCAACAAACATCTTGGCACGTTCTTTGCGACCATAATCTCAAAGAACTCCCAGTGCCGCATTACCGCGTGGACGCTGACAAGGGATTTAATTTCAGCAACTCGGACGACGCGTTCGTATGCCAGAAAAAGAATCATTTTCAG ATCACCTGCCATGCTCAGCTCCAAGGCGAAGCTATATTCGTCAGAACCGGTGAGGGTTTGAAAAAGATAAGTAGCTTCCAATTACACTTTTACGGCGTCAAAGTCGAGTCGCCGACGCAAACGATCAGAGTCGAGCAGAGTCAAAGCGACAGAAGTAAGAAACCGTTTCATCCCGTGAC AGCTGCTTTCAGGGTGGAACTGGGCGGCGAGCGCGTTACGAAGGTAACCGTTGGCCGTCTTCACTTTAGTGAAACGACCAGCAACAACATGCGGAAGAAAGGGAAACCGAACCCGGATCAGAGATATTTTCATTTGGTGGTCGGTCTCCACGCTCACACCGCGGACCAAGCTAGCTACCAAGTGGTTGCTCACGCGTCGGAAAGAATAATCGTCAGG GCAAGTAATCCGGGACAGTTTGAATCGGAAGGCAGCGGTGTCGGCGCCGAAGGTGGTTGGCAAAGAGGAGCTGCACCTGATAGCGTTTATCATGCTGGACGAGTCGGAATTAACACGGACAGGCCAGACGAAGCTCTGGTGGTCCATGGCAACATGAAA GTGACAGGTCATATTGTCCAGCCCAGCGACGCTCGAGCAAAACAGAACGTGCAGGAGGTGGATACGCGTGAACAGTTACGAAACGTGCAACAGCTGAGAGTAGTTCGCTATAGATACGCTCCAGAATTCGCGCAACACTCGGGATTGGGTATCAAACACCAAGAAGACACGGGTGTTATAGCGCAAGAAGTTCAGCAAATATTACCGGAAGCCGTACTACCGGCTGGCGATATAGTCCTTCCGAACGGTCAGAGGATCGAGAACTTTTTGGTAGTCAACAAGGAAAGAATATTCATGGAGAATGTCGGTGCCGTGAAAGAACTATGTAAA GTAACGGATAGCTTGGAAACGCGCATAGACCAATTGGAAAGAATAAACAAACGGCTAGCGAAACTGAAGAGAGGCGACAGCCTCAAGAGTTCAATTAGTACAATATCTAGCATATCAAGTAACAAATACTCATCGTCTATAAATAATAAGACCACTGTACAGGGGAAGGTGAAAAAGAGCGAGCGCGAAGACGAGCTCCTTTGCAGTAACAAATTTATTCAGATCATCATTGTTATACTTATCCTAATCATGGCGTTTTG CTTAGTTGCGATGGCGACATTATACTTCTTAGAATATCAGAAACGCAGTAGTCTCGAATGGTCTGCAGTAGCGAGCAATGGTATGTTGGCTATTAGACCGGCTCGTCCGTCGACAGTATCGAGTACGCCTAATTACGATCCTCGGTACAATTCGTTACTGGACAGTACGTTGTCGTCGTCGTACACTAAACACGGATCGCAAAGTAGAGGATCGGACGGTAGTTTGTCCATTAAAAGCAACGCACTTTCCACGCAAGCGCCGCACACGAAACAGCAACTCTATTCTCAAGAAATTACTTGGTATCCGATAAGTCATTCGGGGCCACAACCGAAGCTAGAGAAAAATAG TGAAATTCGTGAAAATTGGCTGAGAAATGCAGATGCTATTCCCCATAACGTAGATGAAAACGATCAAGGGTCGGACGTAGACTCTTCGTCCGTGACCAAAGGTCCCATTCCTTTAGGTAGACCAGTAAATTGTCCAAGGCATTTTACCGAATTTAAAAATCCGTGCCAG GTTTATTGTTGCACGACTAAAATCCATCAATTTGAGGATTCCCAACCTGATCATCCTCCGGAAAAGAAATCAATTT CAGATCATATAGAACAGCCATTGAACGTGCACGAAGAGAAACGTAAGATAAGCAAAGGTTTTCAGAACGGTATCAGTCCATCCGATCCAAGTACACAAACGCTCGTGAAAGAG AATAATTATAAGTATCTACATAAGAGAACAAGAAGGGAAACTGGTGGTGGTGACTGGGGGGAAGTTGCCAGTAATGCCGCAGGATCACTACCACCGGAACCTAAACCACAATTGCGGATAGTAGCAGACAGTTTTAACACTTCTCTTGATCAAAAGTATTGCTCTGCGTCGTCGCAGGATGCACAGAATAATATTACTTGCGTCGTGCCTTTGTCTAAATATATGCCAGACACCCATCTTACATTACATTTTGT CGGAATGCCTTGGTATTGGCAAATAGTGCAACAATGCTCATTGCCAgcaatttctggcttggatgaatCCATGGTATGCGGTCAGAAATACACGATGCAGCAACCAGCTCAATATATTGAAAGTAACAGTCAACCAGGAGACCAATTATTTCCTCTCGATGTTGCTCATTATCTCAGGAAAACATTGAGGTTTCGTGTACCTACTGTACAACCACAAGAG AATATTTGTAAGAATAAGCACGGTGTCGATTATTCGGAATATACGTT